From the Paraburkholderia sp. PREW-6R genome, one window contains:
- a CDS encoding TauD/TfdA family dioxygenase: MSAAAVQDVQSIQVNPLSAHIGAEIHGVDLTQKLTAQQIAGIRAALLRWRVVFFREQFLTHEQHVAFSAQFGELTLGHPVFGHVDGHPEIYSISKYRKATRFEGQALQRPWTGWHTDVTAALNPPWASILRGVTIPPYGGDTQWTNLVAAYEKLSAPLRHFVDGLRGVHRFTAPAGASGTEAFTKAVEQRILVTEHPLVRVHPETNERALYVSPSFLKSIAGVSPRESQVLLELLWEHVTRPEFTVRFKWEAGSVAFWDNRATAHLAPTDIFDLEFDRQLYRTTLVGDVPVGPDGKQSVAIEGSPVSAAAAVALN; this comes from the coding sequence ATGAGTGCAGCCGCAGTGCAGGACGTCCAGTCCATTCAGGTCAACCCGCTTTCCGCGCACATCGGAGCGGAAATTCATGGCGTGGACCTCACACAGAAACTGACCGCGCAACAGATCGCGGGCATTCGCGCGGCGCTGCTTCGGTGGCGCGTGGTGTTCTTTCGCGAGCAGTTTCTCACGCATGAACAGCATGTGGCGTTCTCCGCGCAGTTCGGCGAACTGACGCTCGGGCACCCCGTATTTGGCCACGTGGACGGTCATCCGGAAATCTACTCGATCTCCAAGTACCGCAAGGCCACCCGTTTCGAAGGCCAGGCACTGCAGCGTCCGTGGACAGGCTGGCATACCGACGTCACCGCCGCGCTGAACCCACCGTGGGCATCGATCCTGCGCGGCGTGACGATCCCGCCGTACGGCGGCGACACACAATGGACCAACCTCGTCGCCGCGTACGAGAAGCTGTCGGCGCCGCTGCGGCACTTCGTGGACGGTCTGCGTGGCGTTCACCGCTTCACCGCGCCCGCCGGCGCAAGCGGCACGGAAGCGTTCACGAAGGCGGTCGAGCAGCGGATACTCGTGACCGAGCATCCGCTCGTGAGGGTGCATCCGGAGACAAACGAGCGTGCGCTCTATGTCAGCCCGAGCTTTCTCAAGTCGATTGCTGGCGTCAGTCCGCGCGAGAGCCAGGTGTTGCTCGAACTGCTGTGGGAACACGTGACGCGGCCGGAATTTACGGTGCGCTTCAAATGGGAAGCCGGCAGCGTCGCGTTCTGGGACAACCGCGCGACCGCGCACCTCGCGCCCACCGATATCTTCGATCTTGAATTCGACCGTCAACTGTATCGCACGACGCTGGTCGGCGATGTGCCCGTTGGGCCGGATGGAAAACAGTCGGTAGCGATCGAAGGGTCACCGGTGAGCGCGGCTGCGGCCGTCGCGCTGAACTGA
- a CDS encoding selenium-binding protein SBP56-related protein, whose product MGMRPDPTFHASPKLAMEAPPEDYAYTVLLSPDFSQPDALAVIDVKPGSPTYSQVVHTVPVPYKGDEFHHFGWNACSSSLSPLTGHAFLERRFLIIPGMRSSRLYIVDTKPHPTQAKIHKIIEPEEIFRKTGYSRPHTVHCGPEGIYISTLGGEGVDGTDGPPGIFIMDCETFDVLGRWEIDRGIQEKHYDFWWNLPRDYMVSSEWALPPQFENGIVPEDLLANRYGHRIHFWDLRGRRNVQTLDLGAKHQMALEVRPAHDPSREYGFVGVVVDTTNLEGSIWTWWREKGEFHIEKTVTIPPEPAGTEQLPPLLQGFGAVPPLVTDIDLSIDDRFLYVACWGTGELRQYDVTDPRKPKLAGSVHIGGIARRTPHPSGKSFAGGPQMLEISRDGKRVYWTNSLYSTWDNQFYPEGVPAAQVMAHAGPAGGLTLASDYWVDFPDGYRAHQIRLEGGDCSTDSFCYPSAGV is encoded by the coding sequence ATGGGAATGCGCCCTGATCCCACCTTTCACGCCTCGCCGAAACTCGCGATGGAAGCGCCGCCGGAAGACTACGCTTACACGGTGCTGCTGAGCCCTGACTTCTCGCAACCCGACGCGCTCGCGGTGATCGACGTGAAACCCGGTTCGCCGACCTACAGCCAGGTGGTTCACACGGTGCCGGTGCCCTACAAGGGCGACGAATTCCATCACTTCGGCTGGAACGCGTGTTCTTCTTCGCTGTCGCCATTGACCGGTCACGCGTTTCTCGAACGGCGCTTTCTGATCATTCCGGGCATGCGTTCTTCACGTCTCTATATCGTCGATACGAAGCCGCATCCCACTCAGGCAAAAATTCACAAGATCATCGAGCCGGAGGAAATCTTCCGCAAGACCGGCTATTCGCGTCCGCACACGGTCCATTGCGGGCCCGAGGGCATTTACATCAGCACCCTCGGTGGAGAAGGCGTGGACGGCACCGACGGGCCGCCCGGCATTTTCATCATGGACTGCGAAACGTTCGACGTGCTCGGGCGCTGGGAGATCGACCGCGGCATTCAGGAGAAGCACTACGACTTCTGGTGGAACCTGCCGCGCGACTACATGGTGTCGAGCGAGTGGGCGTTGCCGCCGCAATTCGAAAACGGCATCGTACCCGAAGACCTGCTGGCCAACCGCTATGGACACCGCATCCATTTCTGGGATCTGCGAGGACGGCGCAACGTGCAGACGCTCGACCTCGGTGCGAAACATCAGATGGCGCTCGAAGTGCGGCCCGCGCACGACCCGAGCCGTGAATACGGTTTTGTCGGCGTGGTGGTCGATACGACGAATCTTGAAGGATCGATCTGGACGTGGTGGCGTGAGAAGGGCGAGTTTCACATTGAAAAAACAGTGACCATTCCGCCTGAACCGGCAGGCACGGAACAGTTGCCGCCTTTGTTGCAAGGCTTCGGCGCAGTGCCGCCGCTCGTCACGGACATCGACCTGTCGATCGACGACAGATTTCTATACGTGGCCTGCTGGGGAACCGGCGAATTGCGTCAATACGACGTGACCGATCCGCGCAAGCCGAAGCTCGCCGGATCCGTCCATATTGGCGGCATTGCGCGGCGCACGCCACATCCGAGTGGCAAAAGTTTCGCAGGCGGACCACAGATGCTCGAAATCAGCCGCGACGGCAAACGTGTCTACTGGACCAACTCGCTGTATTCGACCTGGGATAACCAGTTCTACCCGGAGGGCGTTCCCGCTGCACAGGTCATGGCGCACGCAGGACCCGCCGGCGGTCTCACGCTCGCGAGCGACTACTGGGTCGATTTCCCCGACGGCTACCGCGCGCACCAGATCCGCCTCGAAGGCGGCGACTGCTCGACCGATTCGTTTTGCTATCCATCGGCGGGCGTTTGA
- a CDS encoding cytochrome ubiquinol oxidase subunit I, whose protein sequence is MEIFDAFHLARLQFAFTVSFHIIFPAISIGMASFLAVLEGRWLLTGDIAYKDMFLFWSKIFAVGFGMGVVSGVVMAYEFGTNWSGFSNIAGNITGPLLTYEVLTAFFLEAGFLGVMLFGWQRVSPRAHFFATLMVAAGTLISTFWILASNSFMQTPQGFAIESGRIVPVDWWKVVFNPSFPYRLAHMTIAAFIVAGFIVAACGAWHLMQGRRDEPVKRSFSMALWILLLLTPVQIFIGDAHGLNTRQYQPAKIAAIEGLWQTEKGTALNLVGLPDMNAEVTRYAVQIPHLGSLILTHSWNGEVRGLKEFPARDRPYSPVIFWTFRIMAGLGMLMLLTALLGLLLRVRGRLYETRWFQGFVVCMGPSGIVALLAGWVTTEVGRQPWTVYGVLRTENSMSPITAQQAGVSLLIFVIVYFLVFGMGVYYMMKMMKRGPESRVASRESVRHPVLRSNRPLDAMESE, encoded by the coding sequence ATGGAAATCTTCGACGCATTCCACCTCGCCCGATTGCAGTTTGCGTTCACGGTTTCGTTTCACATCATCTTTCCCGCGATCAGTATCGGCATGGCGAGTTTTCTCGCGGTGCTGGAGGGGCGCTGGCTCCTGACCGGCGATATCGCCTATAAAGACATGTTCCTGTTCTGGTCGAAGATCTTTGCGGTCGGCTTCGGGATGGGCGTGGTGTCCGGTGTCGTGATGGCCTATGAGTTCGGCACCAACTGGAGCGGCTTTTCGAACATCGCAGGCAATATCACCGGGCCGTTGCTGACTTACGAAGTACTCACGGCGTTTTTTCTCGAAGCGGGGTTTCTCGGGGTGATGCTGTTCGGCTGGCAACGCGTCAGCCCGCGCGCGCATTTCTTCGCCACGTTGATGGTCGCGGCAGGCACCTTGATCTCCACGTTCTGGATTCTCGCGTCGAACAGTTTCATGCAAACGCCGCAGGGCTTTGCAATCGAAAGCGGCCGTATCGTGCCGGTGGACTGGTGGAAGGTGGTGTTCAACCCGTCGTTTCCGTACCGGCTCGCGCATATGACGATTGCCGCGTTCATCGTCGCGGGGTTTATCGTCGCCGCATGCGGAGCGTGGCATCTGATGCAGGGACGCCGCGACGAGCCGGTCAAGCGCAGCTTTTCGATGGCATTGTGGATCCTTCTGTTACTGACGCCGGTACAGATTTTTATCGGCGACGCGCACGGATTGAACACGCGTCAATATCAGCCGGCCAAGATCGCGGCCATCGAAGGGCTCTGGCAGACCGAGAAAGGCACCGCGCTCAATCTGGTCGGGCTGCCCGACATGAATGCGGAAGTGACGCGCTATGCCGTGCAGATTCCTCATCTCGGCAGCCTGATACTCACGCATAGCTGGAACGGCGAAGTCCGCGGACTCAAAGAGTTTCCCGCGCGCGACCGGCCCTATTCGCCAGTCATCTTCTGGACGTTCCGCATCATGGCGGGGCTTGGCATGCTGATGCTGTTGACCGCCTTGCTCGGACTTCTGCTGCGAGTCCGGGGGCGTCTTTATGAAACGCGCTGGTTTCAGGGTTTCGTCGTGTGCATGGGACCGTCGGGCATCGTCGCGCTGCTGGCCGGATGGGTCACGACGGAAGTCGGGCGTCAGCCGTGGACCGTCTACGGCGTACTGCGCACGGAAAATTCAATGTCGCCGATCACCGCTCAGCAGGCGGGCGTGTCGCTGCTGATCTTCGTGATCGTCTATTTCCTGGTGTTCGGCATGGGGGTCTACTACATGATGAAAATGATGAAGCGCGGCCCGGAATCGCGGGTAGCCAGCCGCGAAAGCGTCAGGCATCCGGTATTGCGCAGCAATCGCCCGCTCGATGCAATGGAATCGGAGTGA
- a CDS encoding LLM class flavin-dependent oxidoreductase, with protein sequence MSDQKTRVNKPKRQIKLGAFLMETGHHIAAWRHPDAHAGGGLDFAHYAELAQTAERAKFDAIFFADSVSVRDTHLASLSRTARADHFEPLTLLSALSVVTKNIGLIATVSTTFNEPYNLARKFASLDHLSGGRSGWNLVTSNTEAEALNFGFERHPEHALRYERAREFYDVVAGLWDSWEDDAFVRDKQSGVYFDPDKLHVLKHVGKHFKVRGPLNVARSPQGWPVVVQAGASDAGRELAAQTAEVIFVAHQTLEEAQSFYRDVKARLVKYGRAPEYLKIMPGIFPVVGRTQQEADDKFAALQDLIHPAVGLSLLSNMSGGVDLSQYPVDGPLPELPETNGGKSRQRLLFDLARRENLTIRDLYLRIAGARGHQQVVGTPQNIADQLQQWFEEEGADGFNIMSPWLPGGLSEFADHVVPELQRRGLFRTEYDGTTLRENLGLPRPANRYAASAPRAAAAAAAGR encoded by the coding sequence ATGAGTGACCAGAAGACACGCGTGAACAAGCCGAAGCGGCAGATCAAACTGGGCGCTTTTCTGATGGAAACGGGCCACCACATCGCCGCATGGCGGCATCCGGACGCCCACGCCGGCGGTGGCCTCGACTTTGCACATTACGCGGAACTGGCACAGACCGCCGAGCGCGCGAAGTTCGACGCGATTTTCTTCGCCGATAGCGTCAGCGTGCGCGATACGCACCTCGCTTCGTTGTCGCGCACTGCGCGCGCCGATCATTTCGAGCCGTTGACTTTGCTGTCGGCGTTGTCGGTCGTAACGAAAAACATCGGCCTGATCGCGACGGTCTCCACCACATTCAACGAGCCGTACAATCTCGCACGAAAATTCGCGTCGCTCGATCATCTGAGTGGCGGCCGCTCGGGCTGGAATCTCGTCACGTCGAACACGGAAGCCGAGGCGCTGAACTTCGGCTTCGAGCGGCATCCGGAACATGCGCTGCGCTATGAGCGCGCGAGAGAGTTCTACGACGTGGTGGCCGGCCTGTGGGATAGCTGGGAGGACGACGCGTTCGTGCGCGACAAGCAGAGCGGCGTGTATTTCGATCCGGACAAGCTTCATGTGCTCAAGCACGTCGGCAAACATTTCAAGGTGCGCGGGCCGCTGAACGTTGCGCGCTCTCCACAAGGCTGGCCAGTGGTCGTGCAGGCAGGCGCGTCCGATGCGGGCCGCGAACTCGCGGCGCAAACGGCGGAGGTGATCTTCGTCGCGCATCAGACGCTGGAAGAAGCGCAATCGTTCTATCGCGATGTCAAGGCACGCCTCGTGAAATATGGACGTGCGCCTGAGTATCTGAAGATCATGCCGGGCATTTTCCCTGTGGTGGGGCGAACGCAGCAGGAAGCCGACGACAAATTCGCCGCGCTGCAAGACCTGATTCATCCGGCCGTCGGGCTTTCACTGCTGTCCAACATGTCGGGCGGTGTGGACCTCTCGCAGTATCCCGTCGACGGGCCGTTGCCCGAACTGCCGGAAACCAACGGCGGCAAGAGCCGGCAACGTCTGTTATTCGATCTCGCCCGGCGCGAAAACCTGACGATCCGCGATCTGTATCTGCGCATTGCCGGTGCGCGCGGGCATCAGCAAGTGGTCGGCACACCGCAGAATATCGCGGACCAATTGCAGCAATGGTTCGAGGAAGAAGGCGCGGACGGCTTCAACATCATGTCGCCGTGGCTGCCTGGCGGTCTGAGCGAATTCGCGGATCACGTCGTGCCCGAATTGCAGCGGCGCGGGCTGTTCCGCACCGAGTACGACGGCACGACACTGCGTGAGAACCTCGGGCTGCCCCGGCCCGCGAATCGCTACGCGGCGAGCGCGCCGCGCGCGGCAGCGGCAGCGGCAGCGGGCCGCTAG
- a CDS encoding ester cyclase — MSSQPGEAVVRETIETFYHAFEQRNVELLRKVVTADWQYLPEPPGVSSGPDQMVPVFHNIATAMPDMKVHILDVLIHGDRVGVRAEISGTQTGQFLGIAASAKSLRFAIHSFHQMRENLIEKTWHLEDWLSIFRQLGQLPKSLDPH, encoded by the coding sequence ATGTCCTCACAGCCAGGCGAAGCGGTCGTTCGGGAAACGATCGAAACGTTTTACCATGCGTTCGAACAGAGAAACGTCGAGCTATTGAGAAAGGTCGTCACCGCGGACTGGCAGTATCTTCCTGAACCGCCCGGCGTGTCGTCCGGGCCTGACCAGATGGTGCCGGTGTTCCACAACATCGCCACGGCGATGCCGGACATGAAAGTCCATATCCTCGACGTGCTGATTCATGGCGACCGCGTCGGCGTTCGCGCGGAAATCAGCGGCACGCAAACCGGCCAATTCCTCGGCATTGCCGCAAGTGCGAAATCGCTGAGATTCGCGATTCATTCGTTTCATCAGATGCGCGAGAACCTGATCGAAAAGACCTGGCATCTGGAAGATTGGCTCTCGATATTTCGCCAGCTCGGCCAGTTGCCTAAAAGCCTCGACCCGCACTGA
- a CDS encoding TauD/TfdA family dioxygenase has product MSTVQTFSASLTISVPHQGATPAPFAVEPLDAALGAQVTGLDASRELTARQVLALKQGLLDHRILVFRHQRLNHPQFRRLASYFGSIYTPPRNAPVLGSDAAGVVPDIVVVSNVDDGLLGNHDLPPHSDHHWTPEPSSGSLLYAVEVPEQGGDTSWYDLVAAYEALDEPTREQIDGLKLITYNPFLRRRFPLKGGSPLYRTPDITPLEPWTVHPLVRTHPQSGKRLLYLGARTEVEIVDYDPVAGAALIEKLRAHLTSPRFFYTHRWQAGDIVYWDNQATLHARTEFDPLQRRVLKRISLSGSRPF; this is encoded by the coding sequence ATGAGCACAGTTCAAACCTTCTCTGCCAGCCTGACTATCAGCGTCCCGCATCAAGGAGCCACCCCTGCACCGTTCGCCGTCGAGCCGCTCGACGCCGCCCTCGGCGCGCAGGTCACAGGTCTCGACGCGTCGCGCGAATTGACCGCACGCCAGGTGCTCGCGCTCAAGCAAGGGCTGCTCGACCATCGCATTCTGGTGTTTCGACACCAGCGACTGAATCATCCGCAGTTTCGCCGCCTCGCGTCCTACTTCGGTTCGATCTATACCCCACCGCGCAATGCGCCGGTTTTGGGTTCGGACGCGGCCGGTGTCGTACCCGATATCGTGGTCGTGTCGAATGTCGATGACGGTCTGCTCGGCAACCACGACCTGCCGCCCCACTCCGATCATCACTGGACGCCCGAACCGTCGTCCGGATCGCTGCTGTATGCGGTCGAAGTGCCGGAACAAGGCGGCGATACGAGCTGGTACGACCTCGTCGCAGCGTATGAGGCGCTCGACGAGCCCACGCGTGAACAGATCGACGGCCTCAAGCTCATCACGTACAACCCGTTTCTACGCAGGCGTTTTCCGCTAAAAGGCGGCTCGCCGCTCTACCGCACGCCGGACATCACGCCCCTCGAACCGTGGACGGTGCATCCATTGGTGCGCACTCATCCGCAAAGCGGCAAGCGCCTGTTGTATCTGGGGGCGCGCACTGAAGTCGAGATCGTCGATTACGATCCCGTGGCGGGTGCGGCACTGATTGAAAAGTTGCGCGCGCATCTAACCTCGCCGCGATTTTTCTATACTCATCGCTGGCAGGCCGGCGATATCGTCTACTGGGACAATCAGGCGACATTGCATGCGCGCACGGAGTTCGACCCGTTGCAACGCCGCGTGCTCAAGCGCATCAGCCTGTCGGGCAGCAGGCCGTTCTGA
- the cydB gene encoding cytochrome d ubiquinol oxidase subunit II → MEIDLPVVWAAIIGLGVFIYVMLDGFDLGIGLLFPFFEATADREVMLNTIAPVWDGNETFLVLGGAGLYGAFPVVYSTLLPANYLPLILMVVGLIFRGAAFELRAKANRTQHAWDLAFIAGSALAGFCQGIVLGSLLQGIRIVDRQFAGGPFDWLSPFSLFCGFGVLFTYATLGCGWLILKTEGPLQTRMREVMRPMVSVLLGIVVIVSLWTVVGLPAVAHRWFGSGNLAWFAPVPVLVVACVWGIFRSLRLRHEALPFVLTLALCFLGYSGLVISIWPNIVPPSLTIWEASSSHSSQQFALVGTVIVLPLILVYNAMQYRVFRGKVREGDAGYH, encoded by the coding sequence ATGGAGATCGATCTTCCGGTCGTTTGGGCGGCGATCATCGGGCTCGGTGTTTTCATCTATGTGATGCTGGACGGCTTCGATCTCGGCATCGGCCTGCTGTTTCCCTTCTTTGAGGCCACAGCCGATCGCGAGGTCATGCTCAACACCATTGCACCGGTCTGGGACGGCAACGAAACGTTCCTCGTCCTCGGCGGCGCGGGACTTTATGGCGCGTTTCCGGTCGTCTACTCGACGCTGCTGCCTGCCAACTATCTGCCCCTGATCCTGATGGTAGTGGGCCTGATTTTTCGCGGCGCCGCGTTCGAATTGCGGGCCAAAGCGAATCGCACCCAGCATGCGTGGGATCTTGCATTCATTGCGGGGTCCGCGCTTGCGGGCTTCTGTCAGGGCATCGTACTCGGCTCGCTGCTGCAAGGCATCAGGATCGTCGATCGGCAATTTGCCGGCGGCCCGTTCGACTGGCTCTCGCCGTTCAGCCTGTTTTGCGGCTTCGGCGTGCTCTTCACGTATGCAACGCTCGGTTGCGGCTGGCTGATCCTCAAGACAGAGGGGCCACTGCAAACGAGGATGCGCGAAGTGATGCGGCCCATGGTGAGCGTGCTGCTGGGCATTGTGGTGATCGTGAGCCTCTGGACCGTGGTCGGTCTGCCTGCGGTCGCCCATCGCTGGTTCGGCAGCGGCAATCTTGCGTGGTTTGCGCCAGTGCCGGTTCTCGTGGTCGCGTGCGTATGGGGCATTTTCCGTTCGCTGCGTTTGCGGCATGAAGCGCTGCCATTCGTGCTCACGCTCGCGTTGTGTTTTCTCGGTTACAGCGGCCTGGTCATCAGCATCTGGCCGAATATCGTGCCGCCGTCGCTGACGATCTGGGAGGCGTCGTCGAGCCACTCGAGCCAGCAATTTGCGCTCGTGGGCACGGTGATCGTCTTGCCGCTGATCCTCGTCTATAACGCAATGCAGTACCGCGTGTTTCGCGGCAAGGTGAGGGAAGGGGACGCCGGCTACCATTGA
- a CDS encoding cytochrome b/b6 domain-containing protein: MTPSHARFSPLQRALHWIMAVCILAMLFIGVGMVSTIGQDYLSLVSIHKPLGITILVLALIRLVVRFVRGSPPLPASMPEPMKLAAYLSHIAFYILMIALPLLGWGMLSAADYPVVVFGVHLPSFLPHSNGLHTLLWNAHRTLALCFFALIVLHLAAALLHALVRRDGVFEAMAPWRER, encoded by the coding sequence ATGACCCCGAGCCACGCCCGCTTTTCGCCATTGCAGCGCGCGCTGCACTGGATCATGGCCGTCTGTATTCTCGCGATGCTGTTTATCGGCGTCGGCATGGTGTCCACCATCGGTCAGGATTATCTGTCGCTGGTGTCGATCCACAAACCGTTGGGCATCACGATCCTTGTTCTCGCGCTGATCCGCCTCGTGGTGAGGTTCGTTCGCGGTTCGCCGCCGTTGCCGGCGTCGATGCCCGAGCCGATGAAACTCGCCGCCTATCTGTCGCATATCGCGTTCTACATTCTGATGATCGCGCTGCCGCTGCTCGGCTGGGGCATGCTGTCCGCGGCGGACTATCCGGTCGTCGTGTTCGGCGTGCACCTGCCGTCCTTCCTCCCGCATAGCAACGGTCTGCATACGCTGCTGTGGAATGCGCACCGTACACTTGCGTTGTGTTTTTTCGCGCTGATCGTGCTGCATCTCGCGGCGGCGTTGCTGCATGCGCTGGTGAGGCGAGACGGAGTATTCGAGGCGATGGCGCCGTGGCGCGAACGGTGA
- a CDS encoding catalase family peroxidase, with amino-acid sequence MADRPTSNGSTVRSLFLIAVVVVALVAVFAYTAGWLSPARLTPAKIVNALAPPGGPALGFRRNHAKGICFTGTFDSNGAAVALSKAPMFAPGSYPVTGRFNLATADPKAPDATVRVRGLSLRVVGPDGSEWRSAMIDAPVFPVATPQAFYGLLQASADKSDPDAMKQFAAAHPEFGDFVKWAGSAPWTGSFAQERYNSLNSFIFTNASGQDTAVRWSFVPAAKPEPMTPDQLKQKGADFLDTDITQRVQSGPQRWTMLITVANPGDPTADPSKAWPEDRRTVDAGTLVVSAIEPEPDGPCRDLNFDPTVLPSGMHVSDDPFPAARSAAYSVSFNRRTAEDKDYPRHPAGGATP; translated from the coding sequence ATGGCCGACAGACCGACTTCCAACGGTTCGACCGTCCGTTCGCTGTTCCTCATTGCGGTTGTCGTGGTCGCGCTCGTCGCGGTGTTCGCCTATACGGCGGGCTGGCTCTCACCGGCCCGGCTAACGCCCGCAAAGATCGTCAACGCCCTCGCGCCTCCGGGCGGCCCGGCGCTGGGCTTCCGGCGCAATCATGCCAAGGGCATCTGTTTCACGGGCACTTTCGATTCGAATGGCGCAGCTGTGGCCCTCTCGAAGGCGCCGATGTTCGCGCCGGGCTCGTATCCGGTGACCGGACGTTTCAACCTCGCGACCGCCGACCCCAAGGCGCCGGATGCGACGGTTCGCGTACGAGGCCTGAGTTTGCGCGTTGTTGGCCCGGATGGCAGCGAGTGGCGCTCGGCCATGATCGACGCCCCCGTGTTCCCGGTTGCCACCCCGCAGGCCTTCTATGGGCTGCTGCAGGCGTCGGCCGACAAAAGCGACCCCGATGCCATGAAGCAATTTGCGGCCGCGCACCCCGAGTTTGGCGATTTCGTGAAATGGGCCGGCAGCGCGCCGTGGACGGGCTCATTTGCGCAGGAGCGCTACAACAGCCTGAACAGTTTCATCTTCACCAACGCGTCCGGTCAGGATACGGCCGTGCGCTGGTCGTTCGTACCGGCGGCGAAGCCCGAACCCATGACGCCTGACCAGTTGAAGCAGAAGGGCGCCGACTTCCTTGACACGGACATCACGCAGCGGGTGCAAAGCGGACCGCAGCGTTGGACCATGCTCATTACGGTCGCCAATCCGGGCGATCCGACGGCCGACCCGAGCAAGGCGTGGCCGGAGGATCGCCGCACGGTGGATGCGGGAACGCTCGTGGTCAGCGCGATCGAGCCCGAGCCTGACGGCCCGTGCCGCGACCTCAATTTCGACCCGACTGTACTGCCGTCCGGCATGCATGTGTCGGACGACCCATTCCCGGCCGCGCGTTCAGCCGCCTATTCCGTGTCGTTCAACCGGCGAACGGCGGAAGACAAGGATTATCCGCGCCATCCGGCGGGAGGAGCCACGCCATGA